DNA sequence from the Candidatus Planktophila sulfonica genome:
GAGGTTGAGAGCTGTGAACTTCTGCGCCTTGAGGTCTTCGAAGCTGCAGGCATCTTTTTCAGTAAAACCTGCAACGCGGGTACGGCGCAGAGCGCTGAGGTGTCCCCCGACGCCGAGAGATTCGCCGAGGTCGCGAGCAATCGCGCGTATAAATGTGCCTGCAGAGCAGGTGACTTCAATATCAACTTCTGTGGTGACTTCGAGGTGACGTACCGCAAGAATGTCGAGCTGAGTAATGGTGACGTTACGTGCTTCAAGTTCGAATTTTTCACCCGCGCGCACGCGATCGTAGGCACGCTCTCCCCCGACCTTTACGGCAGAGACAGATGAAGGACGTTGTGCGATTGTTCCGATCATTGCCTTAAGAATCTTTTCAATATCTGAATCTAAAACCTTCGATGCATCAGCAGAGGCGATTACTTCGCCTTCTTTATCATCGGTGATTGTTGATGCGCCAAGAACAACAGTTGCGACATAAGACTTATCGCCATCAGTGATGTACTGCAATAACCGAGTTCCATTGCCGAAGCCAAGTACAAGGATTCCGGTGGCCATCGGATCAAGAGTGCCCGCATGTCCTACTTTGCGTGTGCCAAGTGCT
Encoded proteins:
- the truB gene encoding tRNA pseudouridine(55) synthase TruB; amino-acid sequence: MSDGFLVVDKAGGMTSHDVVAVGRKALGTRKVGHAGTLDPMATGILVLGFGNGTRLLQYITDGDKSYVATVVLGASTITDDKEGEVIASADASKVLDSDIEKILKAMIGTIAQRPSSVSAVKVGGERAYDRVRAGEKFELEARNVTITQLDILAVRHLEVTTEVDIEVTCSAGTFIRAIARDLGESLGVGGHLSALRRTRVAGFTEKDACSFEDLKAQKFTALNLADVARTTFTPRELSLEEVQELSFGRPLAENGNTVINAALSPDNRLIALLKDEGGKAKPIAVFAAAN